The genome window CAATCCGCAATTTTTGAGCTAACAAGACGGATTGCTGTTCAGCTTTTTCGCCCCTGGATACCAAATAAAAATCCAACTTGGGCGCGGGCAAAGGTTGCAACTTTTGCAGCAGGATAATTAACCTTTCGATACCCATTGCCCAACCTACTGCTGCCGTATCTGGGCCGCCCAATTCCTTTACTAAACCGTCGTAGCGGCCGCCACCGCAAACTGTTGCTTGCGCTCCCAAATCGTCGGAGATAATTTCAAATGCGGTGTAGGTATAGTAATCTAAACCGCGCACTAATCTGGGATTTAACTGATAGCTAATTCCTAAGTTTTTGAGCATTTGCTGCACTTGCTCGAAGTGCGATCGCGATTCCTCACCCAAATAGTCCAAAATACTCGGCGCACCAGCTACAATTTCTTGAGTTCGTTCATTTTTACTGTCCAATATCCGCAGCGGATTGCGAGTCAAGCGGTCTTGGGAATCCGCGTCTAATTCGGATTTGTGCGGTGTAAAATAATCGATTAATGCTTGGCGATAATTTTGTCTGTCTTCCTTGTTTCCGACAGAGTTAATATCGAGTCGCAAATTTTTTAAACCGATAGTTTGCAGGATGTCGCAGGCGATCGCAATTACCTCGACATCCGCACGAGGATTCGCACTCCCCAAGACTTCCACGCCAATTTGGTGAAATTGCCGCATCCGTCCCTGCTGAGGACGTTCGTAGCGAAACATCGGCCCCGCGTACCAAAGACGCTGCAATCCACCTTGAGCTTCTAAACTATTTTGAATAAAAGCTCGGACTACTCCGGCGGTGCCTTCTGGACGCAAAGTAATCGATCGATCGCCCTTATCCTTAAAAGTGTACATTTCTTTGCCCACGACATCGGTAGCTTCCCCGATGCCGCGTTCAAATAAAGATGTCTGTTCAAAAATTGGCGTCCGAATTTCTCGATAAGCCGCTTTTTTCAAAATTGTTCTAGCGACTTCTTCTATATTTTGCCAATATTGAATTTCAGCGGGCAAAATATCCCGCGTTCCCGGTAAAGTTTTAATTGCACTCATTTTGTTAGTCAGTAGTCAGTAGTCAGTAGTCAGTAGTCAGTAGTCAGTAGTCAGTAGTTATTAGTTGTTAGTCAACAGTCAACAGTCAACAGTCAACAGTTAACAGTCAACAGTCAACAGTCAACAGTTAACAGCTAACAGCTAACAATTCCCAATAATTAATGACTGAATAATTCCCACGCTCCGTAACGATCGCCATAATAAGCCAAAATGCGATCGACCCGCTCGCGACCTGCCAAATCGAACCCTTCAGGATACTGTATCCACAAACCCCCTACTTGGCTGTCGTAGTAATCAAACCGCTGCGACTGCTGCGGAATTAAACCGGTTTCCACCCCTTCAACTTGACGCAAATGGATCGCCACTTCGCGATATACCGCCAGCGGCAATCCAGGGCATTGAATTTGATAGCGGAGTTGTTTTTCTTGTGCCGTTTGCATCATTTCTTTGCCTGTCCCCAACCAGAGTCCCTACTTAAGATACTTCTTTATCGATCGGTCCCGGTAGAGGGCAGCAGTTAATATTGTCCAAACATACCTTTCCCCACTGCAACGCCCAGCGTACAAGCGTAACTCGATTGTCAGCGCGCGTCTTGTTCAAGATATTGCTAATGTGGTTGTCAACTGTACGCTTGCTAATCTCTAACTTTTCGGCAATTTTCTCATTAGTCAATCCCGCCGCTACTAACTCTACCACTTGTAATTCTCTGTCCGACAGGGTGACAGGGGTTCCAGAGACAATCCCACTCATAAATTTTTCCTATGTCTGCATATTTACCTATCTACAATTCTAAAGGATGAGGGATCGAGTATGAAGACAAAATTAAATTTGCTGTGCTACTCTTTCGGGCCCGAAGCACCAACTCGCTTGCAGAATCGCCAGGAGTGCAAACCCAGCGCTAACACAGCATGACTCGCACTTACTTGCACTGCTGGCACCGGAGGGTTGCGGGCGATCCCTTTACCTGCGCGCATCTGACATCCGTGCCCAACCCGCAAATGTTTTCAGGTAAAACAACTGATACGCCCGCACTGAACTTGTGCGTTGAGAGAGTAACTGCCAGTAACTGCACTTGTGCGTTGAGAGAGTAACTGCCAGTATCAGTAAGTCTGATATTATAGAAGCAGCTATTAAAAAATAGCTGGCAATTTTTCTGGGATGGGTTAACAATCATGATTGACCTGTCTACTGCTGGTCTCAAATCTCAAATCTCAACTTTCTATGACTTATCCTCGCGTTCTGTGTCTGGGTGAAGTTTTATTTGATTGTTTAGCAGACAAACCAGGAGTATCTCTCGAAGAGGTAGAATCTTGGACGGCATATCCCGGCGGTGCTCCTGCTAATGTTGCCTGTGCTTTGGTTAAATTGGGGACGGCGGCGGGATTTATCGGTGCTGTAGGTGGGGATGAATTCGGGAATTCCCTAGTGCAGGTATTGCAAGAAGTAGGGGTTGATATTGCTGGAGTGCAGCGACATCCAAGTGCGCCGACGCGGCAAGTTTATGTTTTGCGGAATGAAGCGGGCGATCGAAATTTTGCCGGTTTTGGCGAATTCGATACTGCGGATTTTGCAGACACCCGTCTCCTTGCTGCACAACTACCCGAAGTGCTGTTTGAAAATGCCGAATATTTAGTGCTAGGCACTTTAGAATTAGCTTATCCTGAAAGTCGAGAGGCGATCGCCCGGGCGATCGAACTAGCAGAACAGTACGATGTTAAAATTATACTTGACATCAATTGGCGTCCAGTGTTTTGGCCAAATCCAGACGAAGCAAAAGCGCGCATTAGAAAAATTTTAAAAAAAGTTGATTTTGTCAAGTTATCTGAGGAAGAAGCCGAATGGTTGTTTGACACTACCGACCCTGGAGCTATTACCTACCGCCTCGATTCCGTAGAAGGCGTTTTGGTGACTGCAGCCGAGAAAGGTTGCGCTTATTGTATATCGGAAAATGAAGGAAAAATCCCCGCATTTACAGTAGATGTTGAGGATACAACAGGTGCAGGCGACGGTTTTCTGGCTGGTTTTGTCAGCCAATTGTGCAAGGTGGGAATTAAGAGTTTAGCCACTCCCGAAATAACAAAAAAAGTTGTAAATTATGCGAATGCGGTAGGTTCGATGACAGCGATGAAACCGGGTGCAATTGCCGCTCAACCAACCGCCGCTGAAGTAGAAGCTTTCTTGTATTTGTACAAAAATTAGCACGCCAAACCTCTTCCCCGGAAACGGAGAGGGGCTAAATTTGGTTCAGAAACCCGGTTAATCAGAAAAAAAAACTTTTATACTAAATCTGCCTTAAAAAACCTCAATCCGGCTGTTTGAAATCCATACTATATAGCAATCCTTGCAGGAGTCGTAAATTTTTTACCTCACCCCAACCCTCCCCGAACCCAAGGCAGGGCAGTTTAATGCTCACGAAAATCGCGATTTTGACTCTTGTAGTGTCCTGAATGCCTACCCCCCACAGACGACTTCACAGGCGTTTGGGACATGGGGCAGCCACGGGGGGCGGCCCCTAAAAGATAATGAAACAGCCCTGCTTACCGAGGGGAGTCCGTAAGAAATTCACAAATGATGCGAGGATTGTTATACAAACTGGTAATTGCTCTCCTCCTAGCTGAGAGAAACTAAGAAATCAAGGGGTATTGAAGCCACATTTGGTATTAGAGATTTTATTGTGGGCAATTAACCGCACATCAGATGAATTCTAATTTGGCGCAAGATTAACTCTAACGGCTGCGAAGCATCTACGATCATTGCATCTTCTGGTTCTTCGAGACTGTCTAACTGACTTAAAAGCAAGTCTGCTTTCATGTAGTGATTTTCGCGATTTTTTAGCCTTGCCGCTAATAGCTGAAAAGAACCTTTTAGATAAACTATCTTCATTCGCTTTTGGTCTCGGTAGAGCATTTCGCGGTAAGATTTTTTTAAAGCAGAACAAGCCAAAACCACATTTTTATTTTCTAACAGCCACCTGTCTATTGCAGCTTGCAATTGTAATAGCCAAGGAAGGCGATCCGCATCTTCTAAAGGAATGCCCCGACTCATTTTATCGATATTAGCTGATGGGTGAAAATCGTCGGCATCGCTGAAATCCCAGTTGAGAGATTGCGCCAGCAACTTGCCGACAGTAGTTTTGCCAGAACCTGAGACTCCCATCACGATCGTAATCATGGCACCTATTTACCGAAATACTTGCAATCTCATCG of Oscillatoria nigro-viridis PCC 7112 contains these proteins:
- the hisS gene encoding histidine--tRNA ligase, with product MSAIKTLPGTRDILPAEIQYWQNIEEVARTILKKAAYREIRTPIFEQTSLFERGIGEATDVVGKEMYTFKDKGDRSITLRPEGTAGVVRAFIQNSLEAQGGLQRLWYAGPMFRYERPQQGRMRQFHQIGVEVLGSANPRADVEVIAIACDILQTIGLKNLRLDINSVGNKEDRQNYRQALIDYFTPHKSELDADSQDRLTRNPLRILDSKNERTQEIVAGAPSILDYLGEESRSHFEQVQQMLKNLGISYQLNPRLVRGLDYYTYTAFEIISDDLGAQATVCGGGRYDGLVKELGGPDTAAVGWAMGIERLIILLQKLQPLPAPKLDFYLVSRGEKAEQQSVLLAQKLRIAGFIVEMDLSGSPFSKQFKRAAQRGAVACLVLGDAEAENETVQLKWLASGEQSAIAQSELLAMTTELQQKINNP
- the pedR gene encoding photosynthetic electron transport-dependent transcriptional regulator PedR, with product MSGIVSGTPVTLSDRELQVVELVAAGLTNEKIAEKLEISKRTVDNHISNILNKTRADNRVTLVRWALQWGKVCLDNINCCPLPGPIDKEVS
- a CDS encoding carbohydrate kinase family protein; protein product: MTYPRVLCLGEVLFDCLADKPGVSLEEVESWTAYPGGAPANVACALVKLGTAAGFIGAVGGDEFGNSLVQVLQEVGVDIAGVQRHPSAPTRQVYVLRNEAGDRNFAGFGEFDTADFADTRLLAAQLPEVLFENAEYLVLGTLELAYPESREAIARAIELAEQYDVKIILDINWRPVFWPNPDEAKARIRKILKKVDFVKLSEEEAEWLFDTTDPGAITYRLDSVEGVLVTAAEKGCAYCISENEGKIPAFTVDVEDTTGAGDGFLAGFVSQLCKVGIKSLATPEITKKVVNYANAVGSMTAMKPGAIAAQPTAAEVEAFLYLYKN
- a CDS encoding gluconokinase — translated: MITIVMGVSGSGKTTVGKLLAQSLNWDFSDADDFHPSANIDKMSRGIPLEDADRLPWLLQLQAAIDRWLLENKNVVLACSALKKSYREMLYRDQKRMKIVYLKGSFQLLAARLKNRENHYMKADLLLSQLDSLEEPEDAMIVDASQPLELILRQIRIHLMCG